Proteins from one Salvelinus namaycush isolate Seneca chromosome 34, SaNama_1.0, whole genome shotgun sequence genomic window:
- the LOC120029192 gene encoding alpha-2-macroglobulin: MLTLSPFRIYLVTVSSEVVGGTKEKLCAQVHQATEPLSLKVTLEMEGGSSIILLEEAVTQDFYRCISFQVPPVKAESVATVHVSIKGRKDEMSNKTKILIKPKRFLTIFQTDKPVYKPGQTVKFRIVSLDASFLTFNQMYLTVALQVRLIQIHCN; this comes from the exons ATGCTGACTCTTTCCCCTTTTAGGATTTACCTGGTGACGGTCAGCTCGGAGGTGGTAGGAGGGACCAAAGAGAAACTTTGTGCTCAGGTCCACCAAGCCACAGAGCCTCTGTCGTTGAAGGTGACGCTGGAGATGGAGGGTGGCAGCAGCATCATTCTACTGGAGGAAGCCGTAACACAGGACTTCTATCGCTGCATCTCCTTCCAG GTACCCCCAGTGAAGGCTGAAAGTGTGGCCACTGTCCATGTCAGCATCAAGGGGAGGAAGGATGAGATGAGTAATAAGACCAAGATCCTTATCAAGCCTAAAAGATTCCTGACCATTTTCCAGACAGACAAACCAGTCTACaaacctggacagacag TCAAGTTCCGAATCGTCTCGCTGGATGCCAGTTTCTTGACATTCAATCAGATG TATCTAACAGTGGCGCTTCAGGTGAGACTCATTCAAATCCATTGCAACTAA